One Algibacter sp. L3A6 genomic region harbors:
- a CDS encoding T9SS type A sorting domain-containing protein — translation MTVFPNPVDSGQTINFKSLENYNNLEVVVYDITRKVINSQKKGNKLNLKNAKSGMYFIKLFLKDKNIFITKKLVFK, via the coding sequence ATAACAGTATTTCCAAACCCAGTTGACTCTGGTCAAACAATTAATTTTAAAAGTTTAGAAAATTATAATAATCTTGAAGTTGTTGTATATGATATTACTCGAAAAGTAATTAACTCTCAGAAAAAGGGGAATAAATTAAACCTAAAAAACGCAAAATCTGGTATGTATTTTATCAAATTATTTCTTAAAGATAAAAACATATTTATTACAAAAAAGTTAGTGTTTAAATAA
- a CDS encoding T9SS type A sorting domain-containing protein, which produces MQATMRDAAHQDKYNPTQAGFNKRVGNIITSVKGQNDNGTLEIVPNGTTVNTKLTVGPFRMALWKADGQYDFTENEQGADGLGGVRNLTYSYQEDNGDSDQDELVEDDSITHTDEVGSPFVYYGEYENYLLNDDGLDLGAASVVRHYYEIQYRRNPDHSLEQFRFGEFTDRNSGEVLPILNTDILGASTNEIPNEYKKNNNYVTTYQDMTRLSCPYNARYDRSQWDPRYRFFRNASWEREDRIDKKALKLNRQQSDQAIILSDETSATSSTVKAFALFRPLSDININSIVCRNKADKTIIAYQQNRSLQSEVGVNDNRIRSSEAGMSLVGFNDKPAYLINPTALIGEIYESYRSEVFMIYGTPMQCSEAINRLKVYYAAIANESILSTNSQPDILENRFKVYPNPSKDGSFNLKNSEPWSIYSMSGRKLDEGTGNQAKLSNPKKGMYIIRQAGVAYKVIVE; this is translated from the coding sequence GTGCAAGCTACTATGCGTGATGCTGCTCATCAAGATAAATATAACCCGACTCAAGCTGGTTTTAATAAAAGAGTAGGTAATATCATAACTTCTGTTAAGGGACAAAATGACAATGGAACTTTAGAAATTGTACCAAATGGAACAACAGTTAATACAAAATTGACAGTAGGCCCTTTTAGAATGGCCCTTTGGAAAGCAGATGGACAATATGACTTTACTGAAAATGAACAAGGAGCTGATGGACTAGGTGGGGTAAGGAATTTAACGTACTCTTACCAGGAGGATAATGGAGATAGTGATCAAGACGAACTTGTGGAAGATGATTCTATTACGCATACAGATGAAGTAGGTTCTCCTTTTGTTTATTATGGCGAATATGAAAATTACCTTTTAAATGACGATGGACTAGATTTAGGAGCAGCTTCTGTAGTTAGGCATTATTATGAAATACAATATAGAAGAAATCCAGACCATAGTTTAGAGCAATTTCGTTTTGGAGAGTTTACTGACAGAAATTCGGGAGAAGTACTTCCTATTTTAAATACGGATATTTTGGGAGCTAGTACAAATGAAATTCCAAATGAATATAAGAAAAATAATAATTATGTAACTACATATCAAGATATGACAAGACTTAGTTGTCCTTATAATGCTAGGTACGATAGATCACAATGGGATCCAAGATATAGGTTTTTTAGAAATGCTTCTTGGGAAAGAGAAGATAGAATTGATAAAAAAGCACTTAAACTAAATAGACAACAATCAGATCAAGCAATTATACTTTCTGATGAAACTAGTGCTACTTCGTCTACAGTAAAGGCATTTGCCTTGTTTAGGCCACTGTCAGATATTAATATTAATTCTATAGTATGTAGAAATAAAGCGGATAAGACTATAATAGCTTATCAGCAAAACAGATCTTTACAATCTGAAGTAGGAGTAAATGATAATAGAATTCGTTCTAGCGAGGCAGGAATGTCTTTAGTAGGATTTAATGACAAACCAGCTTATTTAATAAACCCAACAGCATTAATAGGAGAGATTTATGAATCTTATAGATCTGAGGTTTTTATGATATACGGTACACCAATGCAGTGTTCAGAAGCTATTAATAGATTAAAAGTGTATTATGCTGCTATTGCTAATGAAAGTATTTTAAGTACGAATAGTCAACCTGATATTTTAGAAAACAGATTCAAGGTGTATCCTAATCCAAGTAAAGATGGGTCGTTTAATTTAAAGAATTCTGAACCTTGGTCGATCTATTCTATGTCAGGTAGAAAACTAGATGAAGGAACTGGAAATCAAGCTAAATTGTCTAACCCAAAGAAAGGGATGTATATAATTAGACAAGCAGGTGTTGCTTATAAAGTGATAGTAGAATAG
- a CDS encoding sulfatase-like hydrolase/transferase, with protein MKVNKRRVLRFAINGVMVFLISLLSINAQGTSPNIVLIMADDLGMECIEAYGGTSYKTPHINKLAMQGIQFENCHSQPVCTPSRVQIMTGQYNVRNYTRFAELDRRQVSFGNLLKKAGYKTAIAGKWQLGKEEDSPQHFGFDTSCLWQQSRQRFDSLRHDTRFSNPVLQINNKVQHFINGEFGPDIVSDFICDFIEENKKEQFFAYYPMLLAHYPFVPTPDSKDWDPKSMGSLINKGDPKYFADMVAYMDGIVGKIVAKVENLGISENTIIIFTGDNGTEKLIVSMFNDKEYPGGKTRTTDNGTHVPFVARWDGKIKANTKNSDLIDFSDVLPTICEIANADVPSIIPVDGVSFLPQLLDKKGNPKKSIYSWFSGHGDLKRLKEFARNKEYKLYATGKFYNVKNDFYEQRPLPLENLSTQERNVYKELKKTLSVYKHARTKK; from the coding sequence GGGATGGAATGTATTGAAGCCTATGGAGGGACTTCTTATAAAACTCCTCATATAAACAAACTTGCTATGCAAGGTATTCAATTTGAAAATTGCCATTCTCAACCAGTTTGTACTCCTTCTCGAGTACAAATTATGACAGGTCAATATAATGTTAGAAATTATACACGTTTTGCAGAATTAGATAGGCGTCAGGTAAGTTTTGGGAATCTTTTAAAAAAGGCAGGGTATAAAACAGCTATTGCTGGAAAATGGCAATTAGGAAAAGAAGAAGATTCTCCGCAACATTTTGGATTTGATACATCTTGTCTTTGGCAGCAATCTCGACAAAGATTTGATAGTTTGAGACATGATACTAGATTTTCAAATCCGGTTCTTCAAATTAACAATAAAGTACAGCATTTTATCAATGGGGAATTTGGCCCTGATATTGTTAGTGACTTTATTTGTGATTTTATTGAAGAGAATAAAAAAGAACAATTTTTCGCTTATTATCCAATGCTTTTAGCACATTATCCTTTTGTTCCTACTCCAGATTCTAAAGATTGGGATCCAAAAAGTATGGGGTCTTTAATCAATAAGGGAGATCCTAAATATTTTGCAGATATGGTTGCATATATGGATGGAATAGTGGGGAAAATTGTTGCTAAAGTTGAAAACTTAGGGATTAGTGAAAATACAATTATAATTTTTACAGGTGATAACGGAACTGAAAAACTGATTGTATCCATGTTTAATGACAAAGAATATCCTGGAGGAAAAACTAGAACTACAGATAACGGAACTCATGTACCATTTGTAGCACGTTGGGATGGTAAAATAAAGGCGAATACTAAAAATTCTGACTTGATTGATTTTAGCGATGTATTACCTACAATTTGTGAGATTGCGAATGCTGATGTTCCTTCAATTATACCTGTTGATGGTGTTAGTTTTCTTCCCCAACTTTTGGACAAAAAAGGAAATCCTAAAAAATCTATTTATAGTTGGTTTTCAGGACACGGTGACTTAAAAAGATTGAAAGAATTTGCAAGGAATAAAGAGTATAAATTATATGCAACAGGTAAGTTTTATAATGTAAAAAATGATTTTTATGAGCAGAGACCACTTCCTTTAGAAAACTTAAGTACGCAGGAGAGAAACGTGTATAAAGAATTAAAAAAGACATTAAGTGTTTATAAACATGCAAGAACTAAAAAGTAG